The proteins below come from a single Holdemania massiliensis genomic window:
- a CDS encoding S41 family peptidase has protein sequence MKKKIWIVLFLCLLSGCAVKTEDCQIPLETRIQSVSEMWHYAKSYYGNWQLISQADWDDAYYETLEKVRTSKTDSEYRSVMRQFGTLLQDGHFNLTWENEPEEKGIPLQFTVIEGNLIVSAADSFYTKIPVSSTVNQINGQDWLTYAEETIGKETGIQTPETRQLILAQLLSYTKEEAKEITLDLVTPQGETLHETLSYLDKDDLILWTNAAQLSLDKSKNKFLTYHTSPTMIAAIYQDRIGYICIQSLKTIDIAEEFGEVMTKVIKDLDFYVLDIRMNAGGSGTVAKTILNYFYPDEIPDLIMYHQETDSYDVGVFSSLQAMNLSSEEIGESSELDYDRRRGELMAENQYYTASETSVDINTVSPLPNVAILIGNRTGSAAEDMAAYAQAIGISLIGGHTAGATGQVAILSLADGAKMMFSTVRVVSPCGQDFLNQGIQPDFEVKQTLEDYREGIDTMLAYALNFAEKQIEP, from the coding sequence ATGAAAAAGAAAATATGGATCGTTTTATTTCTCTGCTTATTATCAGGCTGTGCGGTGAAGACTGAGGATTGTCAAATTCCCCTGGAAACGCGTATTCAAAGTGTTTCAGAAATGTGGCATTATGCAAAAAGTTATTATGGCAACTGGCAGCTGATTTCTCAAGCTGATTGGGATGACGCTTATTATGAAACCTTGGAAAAGGTGCGTACCAGCAAGACGGATTCAGAATACCGGTCTGTGATGCGGCAGTTCGGTACCCTGCTTCAGGATGGTCATTTTAATTTAACCTGGGAAAATGAACCGGAAGAAAAAGGAATACCGCTGCAGTTTACCGTTATCGAAGGAAATTTAATTGTGAGTGCCGCAGATTCTTTTTATACCAAGATTCCGGTTTCAAGTACTGTGAATCAAATTAACGGTCAGGATTGGTTAACCTATGCCGAAGAAACAATCGGAAAAGAAACCGGTATCCAAACGCCGGAAACACGTCAGCTAATCCTGGCTCAGCTGCTCTCCTATACAAAAGAAGAAGCGAAAGAGATCACTTTGGATTTGGTCACGCCTCAAGGAGAAACCCTGCATGAAACTCTGTCCTATCTCGATAAGGATGATCTGATTTTGTGGACAAACGCTGCTCAACTATCGCTGGATAAGTCAAAGAACAAATTTCTGACCTATCACACTTCCCCAACGATGATTGCGGCGATTTATCAAGACCGTATCGGATATATTTGTATTCAGTCTCTGAAAACAATCGACATCGCAGAAGAATTTGGAGAAGTCATGACCAAGGTAATCAAGGATTTGGATTTTTATGTTCTGGATATCCGAATGAATGCCGGCGGAAGCGGGACGGTGGCGAAAACGATTTTAAATTATTTTTATCCTGATGAAATTCCGGATCTAATCATGTATCATCAGGAAACGGACAGTTATGATGTGGGCGTGTTCTCTTCGCTTCAGGCAATGAATCTTTCATCGGAAGAAATTGGGGAGTCCTCTGAGTTGGATTATGATCGGCGCCGAGGTGAATTGATGGCTGAAAATCAATATTACACGGCTTCAGAAACATCTGTCGATATCAATACCGTTTCTCCTTTACCCAATGTGGCAATTCTGATTGGAAATCGCACAGGATCTGCTGCCGAAGATATGGCAGCTTATGCCCAGGCGATTGGCATTTCTTTAATTGGTGGGCATACTGCAGGGGCTACCGGTCAGGTCGCAATTCTCAGCCTGGCTGACGGGGCGAAAATGATGTTTTCCACAGTGCGTGTAGTTTCGCCTTGCGGACAAGATTTTCTTAATCAAGGGATTCAACCGGATTTCGAAGTGAAACAAACGCTGGAAGATTATAGGGAAGGAATCGATACGATGCTGGCCTATGCTTTAAACTTTGCGGAAAAACAAATAGAACCGTGA
- the lysS gene encoding lysine--tRNA ligase, giving the protein MEQKLSEQELVRRQKMEELRAKGIDPFGHAFARTHRSAQLRSEYGELSQEDLEEKKIPCAIAGRIMTKRRMGKLGFMHLQDRDGQIQVVVNKGIVGEEVYELFKAADLGDIVGIEGYVCKTNTGELSVKAEKFEHLTKALRPLPEKFHGLQDVEERFRRRYVDLIMNEDSRKIAMLRPRIIRAVQHYLDGQGLMEVETPVLQPILGGAAARPFVTHHNTLDMDFYLRIATELPLKRLIVGGLEGVYEIGRLFRNEGMDPKHNPEFTTVEAYVAYSDIEGMMALNEGLFESVAMEVFGKTDFTLGDKPISLKAPYKRWHMVDAVKEVTGVDFWKEMSVDEALALAKEHGVEVQPHERTVGHIINLFFEQFCEEKITQPTFVYGHPVEISPLARKNAKDPRFTDRFELLIYGTEYSNAFSELNDPIDQRQRFEEQLKLKEMGDAEASEMDVDYVEALEYGLPPTGGIGIGIDRFVMLLTGQESIREVLLFPHMKNRND; this is encoded by the coding sequence ATGGAACAGAAGTTATCCGAACAAGAACTGGTTCGCCGTCAGAAGATGGAAGAACTTCGGGCAAAAGGCATTGATCCGTTTGGACATGCGTTTGCGCGGACACATCGTTCCGCACAGCTGCGGAGTGAATATGGAGAATTAAGCCAGGAGGATCTGGAAGAGAAAAAAATCCCATGTGCGATTGCTGGCCGCATCATGACCAAGCGCCGGATGGGCAAGCTGGGATTTATGCATTTGCAGGATCGCGATGGCCAGATTCAGGTTGTCGTCAATAAGGGGATTGTCGGTGAGGAAGTCTATGAGCTGTTTAAAGCAGCGGATCTGGGCGATATCGTCGGGATTGAAGGCTATGTCTGCAAGACGAATACCGGTGAATTATCCGTTAAAGCTGAGAAATTTGAGCATCTGACCAAGGCACTGCGCCCGCTGCCGGAGAAGTTCCACGGTTTACAGGATGTTGAAGAACGCTTCAGAAGACGGTATGTCGATTTAATTATGAATGAAGACAGCCGCAAGATCGCGATGCTGCGGCCAAGAATCATCCGCGCTGTCCAGCATTATCTGGATGGTCAGGGATTGATGGAAGTCGAAACGCCGGTGCTGCAGCCGATTTTAGGCGGCGCCGCGGCCCGTCCGTTTGTCACTCATCACAACACGCTGGATATGGATTTCTATCTGCGCATTGCAACAGAGCTGCCGTTAAAGCGTTTGATTGTCGGCGGGCTGGAAGGCGTCTATGAAATTGGCCGTCTGTTCCGCAACGAAGGCATGGATCCGAAACACAATCCGGAATTTACGACGGTGGAAGCGTATGTTGCCTACAGTGATATTGAAGGCATGATGGCGCTGAATGAAGGTCTGTTTGAAAGTGTTGCCATGGAAGTCTTCGGCAAGACCGATTTCACATTGGGCGATAAGCCGATTTCCTTAAAGGCTCCGTACAAGCGCTGGCATATGGTGGATGCGGTCAAAGAAGTCACCGGTGTGGATTTCTGGAAGGAAATGAGTGTTGATGAAGCGCTGGCACTGGCGAAAGAACATGGTGTTGAAGTTCAGCCGCATGAACGTACTGTCGGTCATATCATCAACCTGTTTTTTGAACAGTTCTGTGAGGAAAAGATTACCCAGCCGACCTTCGTTTATGGTCATCCGGTTGAAATCTCACCGCTGGCTCGCAAGAATGCGAAAGATCCGCGTTTTACCGATCGCTTTGAGCTGTTGATCTACGGCACGGAATATTCCAATGCGTTCAGCGAACTGAATGATCCGATTGATCAGCGTCAGCGTTTTGAAGAACAGCTGAAACTGAAAGAAATGGGCGATGCGGAAGCCAGCGAAATGGATGTTGATTACGTAGAGGCGCTGGAATATGGTCTTCCGCCAACCGGCGGCATTGGAATCGGCATTGACCGCTTCGTCATGCTTTTGACAGGTCAGGAGTCGATTCGCGAAGTCTTGTTGTTCCCGCACATGAAAAACCGCAACGATTAA